AACAGCTACAGAAAAACGGGACTATTTAGTAAAAATAGCTACAGGATATGCAAGAAAATTTTCTTTAGCGATAGGAAAACAAACTTTAAAATTAGTAGCAAGTTCAAGAGCAGAGGAATTAGCTTTAGCTGATGAAATTATGACTAGAGTTAGTTCTCCAGATGAATTTACAACAGAATTTTTAAGAATTTTAGAGTAATCAAGGAGGAAAAATGAAAAAGATTAAAAGATTTATTGTTTTAACTATGCTAATTTTAACTACAACTTCTATTTTTGCAAGATCTATAAATATAAAAGGAATTACAGAAATATTAAAATTAACTGCAAAAATTTATATGCAACAACAATTAATGGGAACAGAACAAATACAGCAAGGACTTTCTATGATAAATCAAATAAATAATCAGGTAAAACAGATTGAAAATCAGTATGCTATATTAAAATCTCTTGGACAAGAAATATCTCAAGGGAATTTAACAAATATAGAATCTTATTATAGAGAAATGGGATATATGTTAGATTCGTATAAATCTACTATGCTTGATGTAGAAGACTTGTCTCAAAAATATAAAGAATCTTTTGAGGAAAATCCTGCGGAGTATGAAAAATTAGGCTTTACTAAAGAATATATAGAAAAAATGGATAAAAATATCAGACAAGCAAGAAAAGAATCTAATACAGCTTTATATGATGTTATGGTTAGTAAAGGTTTTGCAGCAAAAATTGGAGCTGATGAACAAAATTTAAAAATGCTGCTTAATGCTTCTAAAAATAGTACAGGAGTAGTAGAAGCACTACAAATTACAAATAGTTTATTAGGACAAATATCTTCTAATATAACACAGCTAGGAATACTCAGTGAGACAGCAAATAAAGCTCAAGCTATGGCTACAAATACAGATTCTCAAGAATTGAACTTATCAAGACAAAAATTACAGGAAGCTATAATATCACAAAAGGAAAATGATGAAAAGAAAATACAAGAATTGAGAAGAAAAGCTAGCAAGAGTATAAGATTATGATTATAGCAAGAATTTTAACTGCATTTTATATCTTATATTTTCTAAGAAAAACAGAGAGTTTAAAAAATTTAAAAAATATGGAGAAAATATGTATTTACTTATTTCTTTTGTTACTAATAATATCAGATACACAAGTAAAAATATTTGGATATTCCTTTAATTTTTTATTAGTTGGAATAATTGTAGTACTCTTTGAAGTTCTATTAAAAAATATAAGTTTTAAAACAAAATATATATTTTTAAAAGTTTACTTAGCAATACTTTTTTTATTGCTTTTATATAGAGGTGGACTATGGATTTTACATTAATTATCAAACATTTTCAAGATATTAATGGAGTTATGATTAGAAACTTAACAGATACATCTATTCATATGATTTATTATATGATTATGATAGATATAACTTTAACCTTTCTTTTTGTAGAAGAAGAAGGCATGAATATTTTTATAAAATTAATAAAAAAAATACTTTTATATGGATTCTTTATATATATAATAAAAAATTTCCCAGAAATTGTAGATAAGATATTACATGGATTTATTCAGTTAGGAAATTTAGCAACAAGTACTGCGGGAGGGATTCCTTCAAAAGAATTACTTGTGTCTCCAGGCGAAATGTTTATGGATTTGCTTGGAACTATAACAAGTTTATTAGCTCTGTCAAGTCCTGTTGTAGCTCTTGACGCAATTCCTGCCGTATCAATAGAAAGTATACCTACAGCAGTATTGATATTTGTATTTTTATTAGCAATAGGAGCTTTGTTCATAGGAATAGAAATAACTATAATTTTTATAAAATTTTTTATAGTAACAGGAGTTGCTATAATATTAATGCCTTTTGGAGCTTTTCAAAAAACACAAGATATTGCAATTAAAGGATTACATGCTCTATTTGCCCAAGGAACAGAAATTATGTTTGTTACAATAATTCTAAATTTTTATCGAAAATATAAACTAGAAGTTTTTTTTCTACCAGAACCTTCAGAAAATATTCAATTACTTGGATTAATAGAGAACTTTGGTATTATGCTTCTTTTTTGTTTAATGGTTACAAAAATTCCTACTTTTGTTTCTACTTTATTAAGTGGAAGTATTTCTTCTCTTGGATTAACTAATTCAAGAACAACACAAAATTTGGCAAGATATGCTGGAGCAGCAGCTAAAACAGTTAATTTTGGGAATACTATGAGTAGTTATGCTCAAAATACAGGTGGTGTGAATAATGCTAAAGGAATCGAACATTCAACTCATAACAATATTGGTTATAAATAAACTAAAATCTTATTTATTGTTATTATTTGTAATCTTTAGTTTAACCTTCATAGCAAAGATAAACTTTTTTAATAATTATACTTATAATATTTCCTCATCTGTACCAAAAGGGATTTATAAATTAGGAAATATTGATACTTCATTAGAAAAAAATCAAATGGTATATATCAAAATCCCAGATAATGCTAAAGATATTATTTGGAATAGAGAATATTTACCTAAAAGTGTAGATTTTTTAATCAAATACATTAAAGCAGTTCCCAACGATAAAATTGAAGTTAAAAATAACAAACTATATATTAATAATCAATTTCAAGGAAATATAAAAAAAACAGATTCAGAAGGAAATGTACTTCCTTCTGAACTGCCTCAAAAGTATATCTTAAAAAAAGATGAATATATACTACTTGGATCAGATGATAATAGTTATGATTCTAGGTATTTTGGAATTGTGAAAAAAAATAAGATTTTAAAAAAAGCTACTTATACTGGTTACAGTCTAAAAGGAGTGCGAAAATGAAAAAAATTATCTTAGGTTTAATTGCTTGGCAAAGTTTAGCTTTAGCTACAGATATTGAAAAGGGCTATACTGGAATTGAATTTGACACAAATACAAGCATAATAAATACAGAAAAAAAAATAGAAAATCCTTTATTTAAAAAATATTCATTAATGAAAATCAATAACGAATATTTAGTAAAAACATTAACAGATGATAATACTGATAGAGAAAATATCTATAAATTAGCATATACTTTTTCAAAAATAGACAATAGCAAAGGAAATGGTTTTAATCTTTTATATTCTTATTCTCCAGAATTAGAAAAAAGAATAGGTTTTAATTTGAATTATACTGATTTAGATAGCAAGAACTCTAAAGGAGATTTTTCTCAATTAAATATATTTTATAGTTATAAAGATTATTCTGATTTTACACATTTTTTTACTACCCTCTATAGTGGTTACAGTAAAGAGAAAAGTAAAACTTCTAGTAAACTAAACTCTAAATTCATTGGGTTATATACAAAATATAGTGATGTAATTGATAATTACTATGATAATTTTTATCCAAAATTTTATATCGAAAATGATATTAAAAGAATAGAAGAAAAGCCTAAAACAAGCAAAAATAAAAAAAGAAAGAATAGTTCTATTAATTTTGGAATAGGAACTGAACTTGAAAAAGTAATTTATGAAGAGGCTCTTAAAATAAGTATTATTCCCATAATTTCATATAACCATGAATTTTTAAGTAAAAAAAAATATAAAGATTCTAAAGATCCTTTTGAACAAGAAGCAAGAATAGGAGTTGAATTAAAAGCAGAATATAACGAAGTGTCAAAATTATTTATTAGATATGAT
This is a stretch of genomic DNA from Cetobacterium ceti. It encodes these proteins:
- a CDS encoding type IV secretion system protein gives rise to the protein MDFTLIIKHFQDINGVMIRNLTDTSIHMIYYMIMIDITLTFLFVEEEGMNIFIKLIKKILLYGFFIYIIKNFPEIVDKILHGFIQLGNLATSTAGGIPSKELLVSPGEMFMDLLGTITSLLALSSPVVALDAIPAVSIESIPTAVLIFVFLLAIGALFIGIEITIIFIKFFIVTGVAIILMPFGAFQKTQDIAIKGLHALFAQGTEIMFVTIILNFYRKYKLEVFFLPEPSENIQLLGLIENFGIMLLFCLMVTKIPTFVSTLLSGSISSLGLTNSRTTQNLARYAGAAAKTVNFGNTMSSYAQNTGGVNNAKGIEHSTHNNIGYK
- a CDS encoding S26 family signal peptidase, with product MLKESNIQLITILVINKLKSYLLLLFVIFSLTFIAKINFFNNYTYNISSSVPKGIYKLGNIDTSLEKNQMVYIKIPDNAKDIIWNREYLPKSVDFLIKYIKAVPNDKIEVKNNKLYINNQFQGNIKKTDSEGNVLPSELPQKYILKKDEYILLGSDDNSYDSRYFGIVKKNKILKKATYTGYSLKGVRK